One genomic segment of Nonomuraea coxensis DSM 45129 includes these proteins:
- a CDS encoding S8 family peptidase has translation MRLRSLLACAAVLVTTSAALCPAPALRADARGPSGPPVPPDGSGAVRTRSKEALGPVISDALVKEIQAKTRVRSIIQLKPGENVRAVANDIEEASEGGRVLKANGSPNFFVAEVDQRTLAELRKDHRVQAVYKDELSAATPLNASALPPGLDVSTDVIGSNRANAAGWTGRGATVAVLDTGIDRDHPFLAGRVVGEACFSSADPGNGTVSLCPNRRPSQTGAGAADAKTAQCVVNSVNACSHGSHVAGIAAGRLAAGAPSDGVAPGAGILAVQVFSRLDNPLVCTALGGRAPCFLSYASDQKLALEYVARVAKSHNVAAVNMSLGGGGPFTRACDADPAASALKPEFDVLAGLGVAAVVAAGNDGSAGVAAPACISTAVAVGASDARDELTPFTNRGPLVDLFAPGVAIRSSVPGGTYEEKSGTSMAAPHVAGVFALMRQAYPGFSVAQTLERLKTTGRGLRYPAGRTTVTTARVDAEQATATATRSAA, from the coding sequence GTGAGGCTACGGTCCCTGCTCGCCTGCGCCGCCGTGCTGGTCACCACGTCGGCGGCGCTCTGCCCGGCGCCCGCCCTGCGCGCCGACGCCCGCGGCCCCTCGGGGCCGCCCGTCCCGCCGGACGGCTCCGGAGCGGTGAGAACCCGTTCCAAGGAGGCCCTCGGCCCCGTCATCAGCGACGCGCTGGTGAAGGAGATCCAGGCGAAGACCCGGGTCCGCTCCATCATCCAGCTCAAGCCGGGCGAGAACGTGCGGGCCGTCGCCAACGACATCGAGGAGGCGTCCGAGGGCGGCCGGGTGCTCAAGGCGAACGGCTCCCCCAACTTCTTCGTGGCCGAGGTCGACCAGCGCACGCTCGCCGAGCTGCGGAAGGACCACCGCGTCCAGGCCGTCTACAAGGACGAGCTGAGCGCCGCGACCCCGCTCAACGCGTCCGCGCTGCCGCCCGGCCTCGACGTCAGCACCGACGTGATCGGCTCGAACCGGGCCAACGCCGCCGGCTGGACCGGCCGCGGCGCGACCGTCGCCGTCCTCGACACGGGGATCGACCGCGACCACCCCTTCCTCGCCGGCCGTGTCGTCGGCGAGGCCTGCTTCTCCTCCGCCGACCCCGGCAACGGCACGGTCTCGCTCTGCCCGAACCGCCGGCCGAGCCAGACCGGCGCGGGGGCGGCCGACGCGAAGACGGCCCAGTGCGTCGTGAACAGCGTCAACGCCTGCTCCCACGGCTCCCACGTGGCCGGGATCGCGGCCGGCCGCCTGGCCGCCGGCGCCCCCTCCGACGGGGTGGCCCCAGGGGCGGGCATCCTCGCCGTCCAGGTCTTCAGCCGGCTGGACAATCCGCTGGTCTGCACCGCCCTCGGCGGCCGGGCGCCCTGCTTCCTCAGCTACGCCTCCGACCAGAAGCTGGCCCTGGAGTACGTGGCACGGGTGGCGAAGAGCCACAACGTCGCCGCCGTCAACATGAGCCTCGGCGGCGGCGGGCCGTTCACGCGCGCCTGCGACGCCGACCCGGCCGCGTCGGCGCTCAAGCCCGAGTTCGACGTGCTGGCGGGGCTCGGGGTGGCCGCGGTGGTGGCCGCCGGCAACGACGGCTCGGCCGGCGTCGCCGCCCCGGCCTGCATCTCCACGGCCGTCGCGGTGGGGGCCAGCGACGCCCGGGACGAGCTGACCCCGTTCACGAACCGGGGCCCGCTCGTGGACCTGTTCGCGCCGGGGGTGGCGATCCGCTCGTCGGTGCCCGGGGGGACGTACGAGGAGAAGAGCGGCACCTCCATGGCCGCGCCGCACGTCGCCGGCGTGTTCGCGCTGATGAGGCAGGCATATCCCGGCTTCTCGGTCGCGCAGACCCTGGAACGCCTGAAGACCACGGGCCGCGGCCTGCGGTACCCGGCGGGCCGCACCACGGTCACCACGGCCCGCGTCGACGCCGAACAGGCCACCGCCACCGCCACCCGCTCCGCCGCCTGA
- a CDS encoding flavin reductase family protein, with protein sequence MSEFTEAMAQLAGGVAVVTVRDGRDDLGTTVSGLLSVSLEPPLVLVSLAGGGYLHEVMLRRDRWAASLLSAGQAAVASRFATPGRPSARLLVAGLPHHRGAHTEALVVEGGVAALEAETTQVVPAGDHTLFIAAVLGVTYVDATLQPLVRLRGRYRPV encoded by the coding sequence GTGAGCGAGTTCACGGAGGCGATGGCGCAGCTCGCCGGCGGGGTCGCCGTCGTGACCGTGCGCGACGGGCGCGACGACCTCGGCACCACCGTGTCGGGGCTGCTGTCGGTGTCCCTGGAGCCTCCGCTCGTGCTGGTCAGCCTGGCCGGCGGCGGCTACCTGCACGAGGTCATGCTCCGGCGGGACCGCTGGGCCGCCTCCCTGCTGTCGGCGGGGCAGGCGGCCGTCGCCAGCCGCTTCGCCACCCCGGGCAGGCCCAGCGCCCGCCTGCTGGTGGCGGGGCTGCCGCACCATCGGGGGGCGCACACGGAGGCGCTGGTGGTGGAGGGCGGGGTGGCCGCGCTGGAGGCCGAGACCACGCAGGTGGTCCCGGCCGGCGACCACACGCTCTTCATCGCCGCCGTGCTGGGCGTGACCTACGTCGACGCGACGCTTCAGCCGCTGGTCCGCCTGCGGGGCCGCTACCGCCCGGTGTAG
- the sppA gene encoding signal peptide peptidase SppA has product MDAGKAIFETVDKLRQRRTGPLILELDLTEGVTEGPPTDPLAAVLSMRKTRLADVIGGLRRARRDSRVKGLVVRIGGQPLGLAMVQELRQAVLHFRASGKLTVAFAETFGEFAGGTVPYYLASAFERVYLQPSGDVGLTGVAVEQRFLKGALTKLGVGYELGQRHEYKTAANTFTQDHMTEPHRESIGRIVESITETVIGGIAEGRRLDPGKVRELIDRGPFTASEAHEAGLVDGLAYRDEVYDELKRAAGAEANLLYVSRYARAATVRKLPHPGADGIALVHGIGMIKTGRSGRSPLGGGGAMGSDTISAALRAARRDEHVKAVVFRVDSPGGSYVASDTVWREVSLTRKVKPVIVSMGDLAASGGYFVAMAADVIVAQPGTLTGSIGVYGGKPVFADLLQRMGISTEMVAEGANAGMFSTSRAFSPEQWDRINAWLDRIYDDFVSKVARSRDLSRERTHELARGRVWTGADARANGLVDELGGLEDALAMARKRAGLGEDAPVRTYPRLNPLERLRGPDSSEDKSAALARIRLDAWGPLARLSAELGLPAAGPLILPEWYTIR; this is encoded by the coding sequence ATGGACGCAGGCAAGGCGATCTTCGAAACCGTCGACAAGCTTCGCCAGCGGCGCACCGGCCCGCTGATCCTGGAGCTCGATCTCACCGAGGGCGTCACGGAAGGGCCGCCGACGGATCCGCTGGCCGCCGTGTTGTCCATGCGCAAGACGCGCCTCGCGGACGTCATCGGCGGGCTGCGGCGGGCGCGGCGGGACTCCCGGGTGAAGGGGCTGGTCGTCAGGATCGGCGGGCAGCCGCTGGGGCTCGCCATGGTGCAGGAGCTGCGCCAGGCGGTTCTCCACTTCCGGGCCAGCGGGAAGCTGACCGTCGCGTTCGCCGAGACGTTCGGCGAGTTCGCGGGCGGCACCGTGCCCTACTACCTGGCGAGCGCCTTCGAGCGGGTCTACCTGCAGCCGAGCGGGGACGTCGGGCTCACCGGCGTCGCGGTGGAGCAGCGCTTCCTCAAGGGCGCGCTGACCAAGCTGGGCGTCGGCTACGAGCTCGGCCAGCGGCACGAGTACAAGACCGCCGCCAACACCTTCACCCAGGACCACATGACCGAGCCGCACCGCGAGTCGATCGGCCGGATCGTGGAGTCGATCACCGAGACCGTGATCGGCGGGATCGCGGAGGGGCGGCGGCTGGACCCGGGCAAGGTGCGCGAGCTGATCGACCGGGGCCCGTTCACGGCCTCCGAGGCGCACGAGGCCGGGCTGGTGGACGGGCTGGCGTACCGGGACGAGGTGTACGACGAGCTCAAGCGGGCGGCGGGCGCGGAGGCCAACCTGCTGTACGTCTCCCGCTACGCGCGGGCGGCCACCGTCAGGAAGCTGCCGCACCCCGGGGCCGACGGGATCGCGCTCGTCCACGGCATCGGCATGATCAAGACGGGCCGCAGCGGCCGCAGCCCGCTCGGCGGCGGCGGGGCCATGGGCTCCGACACGATCAGCGCCGCGCTGCGCGCGGCCCGCCGCGACGAGCACGTCAAGGCCGTGGTGTTCCGGGTGGACAGCCCCGGCGGCTCGTACGTGGCCTCCGACACGGTCTGGCGCGAGGTGTCGCTGACGCGGAAGGTCAAGCCGGTCATCGTCTCTATGGGCGACCTGGCGGCCTCCGGCGGCTACTTCGTGGCGATGGCCGCCGACGTGATCGTGGCCCAGCCTGGGACGCTGACGGGGTCGATCGGCGTGTACGGCGGCAAGCCGGTCTTCGCCGACCTCCTCCAGCGGATGGGGATCAGCACGGAGATGGTGGCCGAGGGGGCCAACGCCGGCATGTTCTCCACCTCGCGCGCCTTCTCCCCCGAGCAGTGGGACCGGATCAACGCCTGGCTCGACCGCATCTACGACGACTTCGTGAGCAAGGTGGCGAGGAGCCGGGACCTCAGCCGCGAGCGTACGCACGAGCTGGCCCGCGGCCGGGTCTGGACCGGCGCGGACGCGCGGGCCAACGGCCTGGTGGACGAGCTCGGCGGCCTGGAGGACGCCCTGGCGATGGCCAGGAAGCGGGCCGGGCTGGGCGAGGACGCGCCGGTGCGGACGTATCCGCGGCTCAACCCGCTGGAGCGGCTGCGCGGCCCGGACTCCAGCGAGGACAAGTCCGCCGCCCTGGCCAGGATCCGCCTCGACGCCTGGGGGCCGCTGGCCCGTCTGTCGGCCGAGCTGGGCCTGCCCGCCGCCGGCCCGCTGATCCTGCCCGAGTGGTACACGATCCGCTGA
- a CDS encoding ABC transporter ATP-binding protein produces the protein MITFDAVTKRYPDGTVAVDSLSLEAPTGEITVLVGPSGCGKTTSLRMINRMIDASEGRILLDGTPVQGIDPPTLRRGIGYVIQQAGLFPHRKIVDNIATVPYLLGWDRRKARSRAMELMERVGLDPSLAGRYPFQLSGGQQQRVGVARALAADPPVLLMDEPFSAVDPIVRTSLQEELLRLQSELRKTIVFVTHDIDEAVKLGDRVAVLRVGGRLAQVADPRTLLTEPADDFVREFLGHDRGIRRLQFVPTDGLRLRTDLTVKEGAGRGVSEPWLLVVDGDDRPLGWASGARPGELERFGTFVHGRDSMRAALDAALLSPSGCAVAVDEGGRVVGVAARESLDQALAEAAHV, from the coding sequence GTGATCACATTCGACGCTGTCACCAAACGCTATCCGGACGGCACGGTGGCGGTCGACTCCCTCAGCCTGGAGGCGCCCACCGGGGAGATCACCGTGCTGGTCGGCCCTTCCGGGTGCGGGAAGACGACGTCCCTGCGGATGATCAATCGCATGATCGACGCCAGCGAGGGCCGCATCCTCCTCGACGGGACGCCGGTCCAGGGCATCGACCCGCCGACCCTGCGGCGCGGCATCGGCTACGTCATCCAGCAGGCCGGCCTGTTCCCCCACCGCAAGATCGTGGACAACATCGCCACCGTCCCCTACCTGCTCGGCTGGGACCGCAGGAAGGCCCGCTCCCGGGCCATGGAGCTGATGGAGCGCGTCGGGCTGGACCCGTCGCTGGCGGGGCGCTACCCGTTCCAGCTCTCCGGCGGGCAGCAGCAGCGCGTGGGCGTGGCGCGGGCGCTGGCCGCCGACCCGCCGGTGCTGCTCATGGACGAGCCGTTCAGCGCCGTGGACCCGATCGTGCGGACCAGCCTCCAGGAGGAGCTGCTGCGGCTGCAGTCGGAGCTGCGCAAGACCATCGTCTTCGTCACCCACGACATCGACGAGGCCGTCAAGCTCGGCGACCGGGTCGCCGTGCTGCGCGTGGGCGGGCGGCTGGCGCAGGTCGCCGACCCCAGGACGCTGCTGACGGAGCCGGCCGACGACTTCGTCCGCGAGTTCCTGGGGCACGACCGGGGCATCAGGCGGCTGCAGTTCGTCCCCACCGACGGGCTGCGGCTGCGTACGGACCTGACCGTGAAGGAGGGGGCCGGGCGCGGCGTCTCCGAGCCGTGGCTGCTGGTCGTGGACGGCGACGACCGGCCGCTCGGCTGGGCCTCCGGGGCGCGCCCCGGCGAGCTGGAGCGCTTCGGCACGTTCGTGCACGGCCGCGACTCGATGCGGGCGGCCCTCGACGCGGCGCTGCTGTCGCCGTCCGGCTGCGCGGTGGCCGTGGACGAGGGGGGCAGGGTCGTCGGGGTGGCCGCCAGGGAGTCCCTGGACCAGGCGCTCGCGGAGGCCGCCCATGTCTGA
- a CDS encoding ABC transporter permease, protein MSDGPPSIWEWIGRNWDTGRADSILNLLTDHLTMSVVPIVLSLVLALPLGLACARWRWLYQPTSGLMNVIYALPSLPVFMLLISVTGLSQTTVIIPLTFYGMAVLIPAVVDGLRSVPDHVRQSAVAMGFTPLRRLLLVELPIAVPVVLAGLRVVAVSSISLVSVGALIGQGGLGGLFTRAYQNPFMPPVIVGIVLIVALALVADALIVLAQRLLTPWVRARKGQAT, encoded by the coding sequence ATGTCTGACGGCCCTCCCTCCATCTGGGAGTGGATCGGCCGCAACTGGGACACCGGCCGGGCCGACAGCATTCTCAACCTGCTGACCGACCACCTCACGATGTCCGTGGTGCCGATCGTGCTCTCGCTGGTGCTGGCGCTGCCGCTGGGCCTCGCCTGCGCGCGCTGGCGCTGGCTCTACCAGCCCACGTCGGGCCTCATGAACGTGATCTACGCGCTCCCGTCGCTGCCGGTCTTCATGCTGCTGATCTCGGTGACCGGGCTGTCGCAGACCACGGTGATCATCCCGCTCACCTTCTACGGCATGGCCGTGCTCATCCCGGCCGTCGTGGACGGGCTCCGCTCGGTGCCCGACCACGTGCGGCAGTCGGCGGTCGCGATGGGCTTCACGCCGCTGCGCCGGCTGCTGCTGGTCGAGCTGCCGATCGCGGTGCCCGTGGTGCTGGCCGGGCTGCGGGTGGTCGCGGTCTCCAGCATCAGCCTGGTCAGCGTGGGGGCGCTGATCGGGCAGGGCGGGCTCGGCGGGCTGTTCACGCGGGCGTACCAGAACCCGTTCATGCCGCCGGTGATCGTGGGCATCGTGCTGATCGTGGCGCTGGCGCTGGTCGCCGACGCGCTGATCGTGCTGGCGCAGCGGCTGCTGACCCCCTGGGTACGCGCGCGGAAGGGGCAGGCGACGTGA
- a CDS encoding ABC transporter permease, with the protein MSWLTSFFSWLGEFFGTAANWSGPGGIPVRLLEHLEFSALALALAVVIAVPAGLLIGHTGRGEVIVVVSANLARALPTLGLLVMFVLLLGTASIWPVIIPLVLLSVPPILVNTYEGIRGADPELRDAAYGMGLRGGQVLTRALVPVALPLILLGCRLSAIQVVATTTVAAYTGLGGLGRYVIDGFATKDYASVVGGSVLIVLFALVVQILFALAQRVAVSPGVSRRQRIR; encoded by the coding sequence GTGAGCTGGCTGACGAGCTTCTTCTCCTGGCTGGGCGAGTTCTTCGGCACGGCCGCCAACTGGTCGGGTCCTGGCGGCATCCCCGTGCGGCTGCTGGAGCACCTGGAGTTCTCGGCGCTGGCGCTGGCGCTGGCCGTGGTGATCGCGGTGCCGGCCGGGCTGCTCATCGGGCACACCGGGCGCGGCGAGGTGATCGTGGTCGTCTCGGCGAACCTGGCCAGGGCGCTGCCGACGCTGGGCCTGCTGGTGATGTTCGTGCTGCTGCTGGGCACGGCCTCGATCTGGCCGGTGATCATCCCGCTGGTGCTGCTGTCGGTGCCGCCGATCCTGGTCAACACGTACGAGGGCATCAGGGGGGCCGATCCCGAGCTGCGCGACGCGGCGTACGGGATGGGGCTGCGCGGCGGCCAGGTGCTGACGCGGGCCCTGGTGCCGGTGGCACTGCCGCTGATCCTGCTCGGCTGCCGGCTCTCGGCGATCCAGGTCGTGGCGACGACCACGGTGGCGGCCTACACGGGGCTGGGCGGGCTCGGGCGTTACGTGATCGACGGGTTCGCGACCAAGGATTACGCGAGCGTCGTCGGGGGTTCCGTATTGATTGTGCTGTTCGCACTTGTTGTGCAGATCTTGTTCGCGCTCGCGCAGAGGGTGGCGGTCTCTCCGGGGGTGAGCCGGCGACAGAGAATCCGATAG
- a CDS encoding S8 family peptidase: protein MRLRHLMVCSAVLALIPLSGPAYADDPTPTPGPSPAATAPSTPEEKVEDGLGADGGAERAIVELTDPAQNEPVASQAAAQSVDVVLRPQNQPFMVVQGTAEELAALAADPRVASIHRDRTYTPADVGPNLKLIGADQAHAKGLTGTGQAVAVLDTGIDRDHPWFSGRIVAEACFSAVEAGVESLCPNGQSEQIGEGAADAMTAKCLAGGTNLCDHGSHVAGIAAGTGGVAPGANIVAVQVFSRVNDEGVCGEASCVLAFESSLRLAMDYVAGLDQPVAAVNLSLGGALSETDCDASEEGAIFKPKIDALLAKGVATVVAAGNEFFDGASYPACVSSAVAVGASDNADAIADFSNRGALLDLFAPGVDVESAVPDNQTIVYSGTSMATPHVAGALALMKQAAPQTPIGELVDTLKRTGRPYTYDSNGTQVTTPRLDLAAALAGATPQPTITQSPVAPDPDPSGGTGPVPDDPGDEPTDTPTDPTESPDPQPTTSPVPLPTVTVTVTVTPSPAATAAVCTRGTAAAKLSAKKWAVEIHRSSGKLPDATLTCYLKLIAKSSKVFPELTKASSLGKAYRVLKNGTTSKAKLDSALLTAWLNWAHGTNGTTALTAAEKVRMVSEPSASALKKATKNVLKTVK, encoded by the coding sequence AAGGTCGAGGACGGCCTCGGCGCCGACGGCGGCGCCGAACGGGCCATCGTCGAGCTGACCGACCCGGCGCAGAACGAGCCCGTGGCGAGCCAGGCGGCGGCCCAGAGCGTGGACGTGGTGCTGCGGCCCCAGAACCAGCCGTTCATGGTCGTGCAGGGCACCGCCGAGGAACTGGCCGCGCTGGCCGCCGACCCGCGGGTCGCCTCGATCCACCGGGACCGTACGTACACGCCGGCCGACGTGGGCCCCAACCTCAAGCTCATCGGCGCCGACCAGGCGCACGCCAAGGGCCTCACGGGGACCGGCCAGGCGGTGGCCGTGCTGGACACCGGCATCGACCGCGACCACCCGTGGTTCAGCGGCCGGATCGTGGCCGAGGCGTGCTTCTCCGCCGTGGAGGCCGGCGTCGAGTCGTTATGCCCCAACGGGCAGAGCGAGCAGATCGGCGAGGGCGCGGCCGACGCCATGACCGCCAAGTGCCTCGCCGGCGGCACGAACCTGTGCGACCACGGCAGCCACGTCGCGGGCATCGCGGCCGGCACCGGCGGCGTCGCGCCGGGCGCGAACATCGTCGCCGTGCAGGTGTTCAGCCGGGTCAACGACGAAGGGGTGTGCGGCGAGGCGTCGTGCGTGCTCGCGTTCGAGTCGTCGCTGCGCCTCGCGATGGACTACGTGGCCGGGCTGGACCAGCCGGTGGCCGCGGTCAACCTGAGCCTCGGCGGCGCGCTGTCGGAGACCGACTGCGACGCCAGCGAGGAGGGCGCGATCTTCAAGCCGAAGATCGACGCGCTGCTGGCCAAGGGCGTCGCGACCGTGGTGGCCGCGGGCAACGAGTTCTTCGACGGGGCGTCGTACCCGGCGTGCGTCTCCTCGGCGGTCGCGGTCGGCGCGAGCGACAACGCCGACGCCATCGCCGACTTCTCCAACCGGGGGGCGCTGCTGGACCTGTTCGCGCCGGGCGTGGACGTCGAGTCGGCGGTGCCGGACAACCAGACCATCGTCTACAGCGGCACCTCGATGGCGACGCCGCACGTGGCGGGCGCGCTCGCACTGATGAAGCAGGCCGCGCCGCAGACGCCGATCGGCGAGCTGGTGGACACGCTGAAGAGGACCGGGCGGCCGTACACGTACGACTCGAACGGCACGCAGGTCACCACGCCGCGCCTGGACCTCGCGGCGGCCCTGGCCGGGGCGACGCCGCAGCCGACGATCACGCAGTCGCCCGTCGCGCCCGATCCCGACCCGTCCGGCGGGACCGGCCCGGTCCCCGACGACCCCGGCGACGAGCCCACGGACACGCCCACCGACCCGACGGAGTCGCCGGACCCGCAGCCGACGACCTCCCCGGTGCCGCTGCCCACCGTGACGGTCACCGTGACCGTGACGCCCTCCCCGGCCGCCACGGCCGCGGTCTGCACGCGCGGCACGGCGGCCGCGAAGCTGTCGGCCAAGAAGTGGGCCGTCGAGATCCACCGCAGCAGCGGCAAGCTGCCCGACGCCACGCTCACCTGCTACCTGAAGCTGATCGCGAAGTCGAGCAAGGTGTTCCCCGAGCTGACGAAGGCCTCGTCGCTGGGCAAGGCGTACCGGGTGCTGAAGAACGGCACGACCAGCAAGGCCAAGCTGGACAGCGCCCTGCTGACCGCCTGGCTGAACTGGGCACACGGCACGAACGGCACCACGGCCCTCACCGCCGCCGAGAAGGTGCGGATGGTCAGCGAACCATCGGCGTCCGCGCTGAAGAAGGCGACAAAGAACGTCCTGAAGACCGTCAAATAG
- a CDS encoding sigma-70 family RNA polymerase sigma factor, giving the protein MSQPLTDQRPRAELIAELYDRHAAGLFAYCADQLGDLGSASDVLLAVLNAVPAAEPPRAALYAFARREILRRDVVYAPPAVDPLIDPATALVERTLRELRLHQREVLVLRAVCGLSKAELAWVLDVAPDTAEELAAGAGHRFRQALGTALASIGARVPKPVADIYGALGVAPLQDVLGRLPWPQPPGALRIHFAGSRTAQPAPLFVRPRWPSPPVWPQPLADADPATSTVIFPAELLSPPPASRVAEHEATTAPMPKLRGPFGPPPGLTRPLRDPLGAFDAQRAKRTPVPPPPGGERPFFMAAPSGDGPQPFATGDVLLPKDSPEPYATGDVLLPGEPSPFPPPAPPAGRGGLRRPEPVRRPQPTPADDVLVHKGPPRPLQPGGPREEEDGPREDEGPRGETAPLFQPRAKPAEPVYRLPWEDEPAEGARKNAPARDALDPRPVRARPVPKRRPELKPRPEKKRRRKERHYDWVWELVGFLVCVAIAMIVFFSVPNMFNP; this is encoded by the coding sequence GTGTCCCAGCCGCTCACCGATCAGCGCCCACGCGCCGAACTGATCGCAGAGCTCTACGACCGCCATGCCGCCGGGCTGTTCGCGTACTGCGCCGACCAGCTTGGCGACCTCGGCTCCGCCTCCGACGTCCTGCTGGCGGTGCTCAACGCCGTCCCGGCCGCGGAGCCGCCCCGCGCCGCTCTCTACGCCTTCGCCCGCCGCGAGATCCTCCGGCGCGACGTCGTCTACGCCCCGCCCGCCGTGGACCCCCTCATCGACCCCGCGACCGCCCTCGTCGAACGCACCCTGCGCGAGCTGCGCCTCCACCAGCGCGAGGTGCTGGTGCTGCGCGCGGTCTGCGGACTCAGCAAGGCCGAGCTGGCCTGGGTGCTCGACGTCGCCCCCGACACCGCCGAGGAACTCGCCGCGGGAGCCGGGCACCGCTTCCGCCAGGCCCTCGGCACCGCGCTGGCCTCGATCGGCGCCCGCGTGCCCAAGCCCGTCGCCGACATCTACGGCGCGCTCGGCGTCGCGCCGCTCCAGGACGTGCTCGGCCGCCTCCCGTGGCCGCAGCCGCCCGGCGCGCTGCGCATCCACTTCGCCGGCTCGCGTACGGCCCAGCCCGCGCCGCTGTTCGTCAGACCGCGCTGGCCGAGCCCGCCGGTGTGGCCGCAGCCGCTGGCCGACGCCGACCCCGCGACCAGCACCGTGATCTTCCCGGCGGAGCTGCTGTCGCCGCCGCCGGCCTCGCGGGTGGCCGAGCACGAGGCCACCACGGCCCCGATGCCCAAGCTCCGCGGCCCGTTCGGCCCGCCTCCCGGCCTCACCCGGCCGCTCAGGGACCCGCTCGGGGCCTTCGACGCCCAGCGCGCCAAGCGGACGCCGGTCCCGCCGCCGCCCGGCGGCGAGCGGCCGTTCTTCATGGCCGCGCCGTCCGGAGACGGGCCGCAGCCGTTCGCCACCGGCGACGTGCTGCTGCCCAAGGACTCCCCCGAGCCGTACGCGACGGGCGACGTGCTGCTGCCGGGCGAGCCCTCGCCGTTCCCCCCACCGGCTCCGCCCGCCGGGCGGGGCGGGTTGCGCAGGCCGGAGCCGGTGCGCCGGCCCCAGCCGACCCCCGCCGACGACGTGCTGGTGCACAAGGGCCCGCCCCGCCCGCTCCAGCCCGGCGGCCCGCGGGAGGAGGAGGACGGCCCGCGGGAGGACGAGGGCCCGCGCGGGGAGACCGCGCCGCTGTTCCAGCCGCGCGCCAAGCCCGCCGAGCCGGTCTACCGCCTGCCGTGGGAGGACGAGCCCGCGGAGGGCGCGCGGAAGAACGCCCCGGCCAGGGACGCGCTGGACCCGCGCCCGGTCCGCGCCCGGCCCGTCCCGAAGCGCCGGCCCGAGCTGAAGCCGCGCCCGGAGAAGAAACGCCGCCGCAAGGAGCGCCACTACGACTGGGTCTGGGAGCTGGTCGGCTTCCTGGTCTGCGTGGCGATCGCGATGATCGTCTTCTTCTCCGTGCCCAACATGTTCAACCCGTAG
- a CDS encoding ABC transporter substrate-binding protein — translation MRRTYGIAGVLLSAVLALSACGGGSGNAGNPLEPSAAPSGSASGGAADAGKAVIGSFDFDESVLLASIYAQALESKGVQVEEKPRIGSREAVYDQVKSGGLTIVPEYNGNLLAFIDLKATAASTDEVNAALKEKLPTELEVLDSSPAEDKDSLSVTKDTQAKQSLTTMEDLAKVSKTFTVGGPPEFKKRWEARFKEVYGIEFKEWKPTGPTTADALKDGTIQVGNVFTTDPKMTANNLVPLQDTKNVFPAQNVTPLLFKAGASDTIRTTLNSVSAKLTTDSLLQMMQQISVNKDEPATVAKEWLTTNGLA, via the coding sequence ATGAGACGCACGTACGGCATCGCGGGGGTGCTGCTCTCGGCGGTGCTCGCGCTGTCCGCCTGTGGCGGCGGGTCCGGCAACGCGGGCAACCCGCTCGAACCCAGCGCGGCGCCCAGCGGCTCGGCCTCGGGCGGGGCCGCCGACGCGGGCAAGGCCGTCATCGGCTCCTTCGACTTCGACGAGAGCGTGCTGCTCGCCTCGATCTACGCCCAGGCGCTGGAGTCCAAGGGCGTGCAGGTAGAGGAGAAGCCGCGTATCGGCAGCCGCGAGGCGGTCTACGACCAGGTCAAGAGCGGCGGCCTGACCATCGTCCCCGAGTACAACGGCAACCTGCTCGCCTTCATCGACCTCAAGGCCACGGCCGCCTCGACCGACGAGGTCAACGCGGCGCTGAAGGAGAAGCTGCCCACCGAACTGGAGGTCCTCGACTCCTCCCCGGCCGAGGACAAGGACAGCCTGTCGGTCACCAAGGACACCCAGGCCAAGCAGTCCCTGACCACGATGGAGGACCTCGCCAAGGTCTCCAAGACCTTCACCGTGGGAGGGCCGCCGGAGTTCAAGAAGCGCTGGGAGGCCCGGTTCAAGGAGGTCTACGGCATCGAGTTCAAGGAGTGGAAGCCGACCGGCCCCACCACCGCCGACGCACTCAAGGACGGCACGATCCAGGTCGGCAACGTCTTCACCACCGACCCCAAGATGACGGCCAACAACCTGGTGCCCCTTCAGGACACCAAGAACGTCTTCCCCGCCCAGAACGTGACGCCGCTGCTGTTCAAGGCGGGCGCGAGCGACACGATCCGGACCACGCTCAACTCCGTCTCGGCCAAGCTGACGACCGACTCGCTGCTCCAGATGATGCAGCAGATCTCCGTCAACAAGGACGAGCCCGCCACGGTCGCCAAGGAATGGCTGACCACCAACGGCCTGGCCTGA